Proteins from a genomic interval of Niabella soli DSM 19437:
- a CDS encoding PstS family phosphate ABC transporter substrate-binding protein — MRTALKIVAFVMVAVTLSCGGGGKQYDYSDTPVKGKITISVDESFKPIVDALIQVYESNNDSTKINVEYKPESECIKDLWNDSIRMVISTIKLSDSQMQSVIDSMHVVVNQLPIARDAVAVIANPASKDTLLTMAEIKMILTGTYTQPLVPVVDGLQATSTIRFLMDSVLQGRQLTAKAMGASTSDSVINYVSKNPNAIGFIGVSWIGNQDDAQQLSFLKKVKIVQIESSDKPGKYVLPVQANIYTKRYPMTRDLVYILKEGHRGLGSGFANFMSGEIGQLIFKRAYLMPGRRNFIIRPAETKQ, encoded by the coding sequence ATGAGAACCGCGTTAAAAATAGTAGCCTTTGTGATGGTTGCAGTCACGCTTTCCTGTGGAGGTGGCGGGAAGCAGTACGATTATTCCGACACGCCGGTCAAGGGAAAGATCACCATCAGCGTAGATGAATCATTCAAACCTATTGTGGACGCGCTTATACAGGTGTATGAATCCAATAATGACAGCACAAAAATTAATGTGGAGTACAAACCTGAATCGGAATGTATTAAAGATCTTTGGAATGATAGCATCCGGATGGTCATTTCAACGATAAAGCTTAGTGACTCACAGATGCAATCAGTTATTGATTCTATGCATGTAGTTGTAAATCAGTTACCTATAGCTAGAGACGCTGTGGCAGTAATTGCCAATCCCGCATCAAAGGACACTTTGCTGACGATGGCGGAAATAAAAATGATCCTGACGGGCACTTATACGCAGCCGCTGGTTCCGGTGGTGGATGGATTGCAGGCTACCAGTACTATACGCTTTTTGATGGACAGCGTACTGCAGGGGCGGCAACTTACGGCTAAGGCGATGGGTGCCAGTACCAGCGATTCTGTAATTAACTATGTTTCAAAGAATCCCAACGCCATCGGGTTTATTGGCGTAAGCTGGATTGGCAACCAGGATGATGCGCAACAGTTAAGTTTTTTAAAAAAAGTTAAAATTGTTCAGATAGAAAGCAGCGATAAGCCGGGAAAATATGTCTTACCCGTACAGGCTAATATTTATACCAAAAGATACCCGATGACAAGGGATTTGGTATATATATTGAAAGAAGGACATAGGGGCCTGGGCTCAGGGTTTGCTAATTTCATGAGCGGCGAGATCGGGCAACTGATTTTTAAAAGAGCCTATCTGATGCCTGGGCGGAGAAATTTTATCATCCGCCCTGCGGAAACGAAACAGTAG
- a CDS encoding polysaccharide deacetylase family protein codes for MYFIKTPSWLKKVYGGYIWDIPVREKKIFLTFDDGPHPVATPFVLEQLKHYNARATFFCIGKNVQAEPALYQQLFEEGHRVGNHTHNHLNGWRTDTHIYLDNILQASNVINTDLFRPPYGRITRKQGYLLRQKHFRIIMWDVLSGDFDQSLAPEKCLANVVRKTTPGSIIVFHDSQKAFNNLQYVLPKALEQLSAAGFTFEAIA; via the coding sequence ATGTATTTTATAAAAACTCCATCGTGGCTGAAAAAAGTGTATGGCGGTTATATATGGGATATCCCGGTCCGTGAAAAAAAAATCTTTTTAACCTTTGATGACGGACCCCATCCGGTAGCGACCCCTTTTGTACTGGAGCAATTAAAACATTATAATGCCAGGGCAACGTTCTTTTGTATTGGTAAGAACGTGCAGGCCGAACCGGCATTGTACCAGCAATTGTTCGAAGAAGGACATCGTGTTGGTAATCATACACATAACCACCTCAATGGATGGCGTACGGACACGCATATTTACCTTGACAATATTTTGCAGGCTTCAAATGTTATCAATACCGATCTGTTTCGCCCTCCTTACGGGCGCATTACCCGGAAACAGGGGTATTTATTGCGTCAAAAGCACTTTCGCATTATAATGTGGGATGTACTGAGCGGAGATTTCGATCAATCGCTCGCGCCTGAAAAATGCCTGGCCAATGTTGTAAGAAAAACAACTCCCGGCTCGATCATTGTTTTTCACGACAGCCAAAAGGCATTCAACAACCTGCAATATGTATTGCCTAAGGCCCTGGAACAGCTTTCCGCGGCGGGCTTTACGTTTGAGGCCATTGCCTGA